Proteins encoded together in one Caldicellulosiruptor saccharolyticus DSM 8903 window:
- a CDS encoding Uma2 family endonuclease: protein MLAEKKKCTYEEFLRISSEKRAEFIDGEIYYLASSSFEHQMVISKLNIEFMRYFEGRECIPVISPFDVVFEDKEKNERHVVQPDIIVICDKSKITDEGYKGVPKLIVEVLSPTTASVDYIKKMQLYSRFGVLEYWIVNPRNKSLQIFVLENGVYIEHIALSQTGIAVSAAFEDLKVNIENIFNF, encoded by the coding sequence ATGCTTGCTGAGAAAAAAAAGTGTACCTATGAAGAGTTTTTGAGAATTTCTTCTGAGAAAAGAGCAGAGTTTATAGACGGTGAGATTTATTATTTGGCATCTTCCTCTTTTGAGCACCAGATGGTAATATCAAAACTAAACATTGAATTTATGAGGTATTTTGAGGGCAGAGAATGTATTCCTGTAATATCACCATTTGATGTTGTGTTTGAGGACAAAGAGAAAAATGAGAGGCACGTTGTTCAGCCCGATATTATAGTGATTTGTGACAAAAGTAAAATCACCGATGAAGGTTACAAAGGGGTTCCTAAACTCATTGTTGAAGTGCTATCGCCTACAACTGCTTCGGTTGATTATATTAAAAAAATGCAGCTTTACAGTAGGTTTGGGGTTTTAGAATACTGGATAGTAAATCCGCGCAACAAATCACTACAGATATTCGTTTTAGAAAATGGAGTATATATTGAACATATAGCACTTTCTCAAACAGGCATTGCTGTGTCAGCTGCCTTTGAAGATTTGAAAGTGAATATAGAAAATATTTTCAATTTCTAA